CAGGCCAACCCTTCTGATACGGGCGACTCTTTCGGCTTCAGCGGTGATCTGGGCAACTTCAGCCTGATGCACGGCGAGTTCGTCGTGGAGACACGGACACCCGGCGTTTACGCGGTAAGCGAAATCGTACCGGACGGCTGGCAGCTCGACAGCGCGACTTGCGACGATGGCTCGCCGGTCAATGCCATCGATCTTGGGGCTGGCGAGAGCGTTACCTGCACGTTTATCAATTCGCAGCAGGTGGAGTCGCGGAGTGTGCCGATCTTTTCACAGGGCGGGATTGCACTGTTTGTCTTGATGATGATGGTCATCGCCGCAGTATTCCTGCGGTATTTCGATCTGAATCGAAGATAGTTGTTCAGAGGTTCCCTAGAGAGACGACCCTGGCCGCTCGCGCGGTCAGGGACTCTTCTTGTCTGTGATCTCGAGACCGAACTGGCGCTGATAGGCGGCCAGGGTCGCCGGGTAACAATCGCAGGCGACCGACTCCAGACCGGAGCGCGACAGTACCTGGATACGACCGCGAGCATAGCAGATAAACTGCTTTTTCTGCAGTTTGCCGGCCGCGATCGTGACCGCGCTTCGGCGCACGCCCAGCATGTTCGCCAGGAACAAGTGGGTCAGCATCAAGGGCTGGCCATGGGCCCGGTCGTCCATCGTCAACAGCCAGCGAGCCAGGCGGGCGGAAACTTCGTGGAAGGCATTGCAGGCAGCGTTCTGGGCCAGTTGCTCGGCCCGCACGAACAGGTAGCGATCGACGATGCTTTTCAGTGCCGGGCTGTTGGTGAGCAGGCGCCGGAACCGGGTGGCCGAAACCTGGAGGGCGGCACCGGAACTCTGGACGACGGCCTGCATGGGATGGCGGTCGACGCCCAGGGCCAGCGAGGCGCCTAGCATGCCCTCGTGGCCGATCATGCTCATCTCCAGGGGTTTGTGGCCATGAACCTCGGCCATGACCGATATGATCGCCGTCGTCGGAAACAGTACCTGGAAAATCGGCGCACCCGCTTCGGCAATAACCTGATTGAATTCGAGGTCAATCTGGAGAGACGCGGCCAGTAGTGACTGGGCGGCGTCAGCGGGTAGTCGATCGATGAGTTGATTGGTGTCAGGCATTGCGGCATCCTTGGCTCGGCCCAATACTCGCCGTCAGGCATGCCATGGTCTGTGCGCTACGGCACATTTCCAGAATGCTTAAGCGAGGCGCATTACCTGTTCAATGCGTCGCGCATCCTGAATCAGGAATTGCCTAAAGATGCTTCGCGTAATCCATCAGGCGGTCGGTTTCTTGCTTGACCACGGCGTAGCACTCGCAGCAGCGCGCCTCCAGGCGCGGGCGGTCCAGCACGGTGATGCGCCCGCGTTGGTAGTGGATGATACCCAGATCCTGCAACTTGTGAGCCGCCTCGGTCACCCCTTCGCGGCGCACGCCCAGCATGTTGGCGATCAGTTCCTGGGTCATGGTCAGTTCGTTGCCTGGCAGCCGGTCCAGGGACAGCAGCAGCCAGCGGGCCAGCTGCTGGTCGATGTGATGGTGCCGGTTGCACACCGCGGTCTGGCCCATCTGGGTGATCAGGGCCTGGGTGTAGCGCAGCAACAGCATGCGCATGGTGGCATCGTTGTGGAATTCGTGCTTGAGGTCGGTCGCCCTCATCCGGTAAGCCGTGCCGGCGCTCTGGACAACCGCCCGGCTGGGTGTGCTGTCCCCGCCCATGAACACCGCGATGCCGACGATGCCCTCGTGGCCCACAATCGAGATCTCGGCCGAGTGGCCGTCGAGCATGACGTAGAGCAAAGAGACGATGCAGTCGGCCGGGAAATAGACGTACTTCACTTTCTGGCCGGAGGCATCGATTTCCTGGCCCAGCGGCAGCTCGATCTCGCGCAGCATTGGAAACACCCGATCCTTTACTGGATCAGGCAAGAGGGCGAGCAAGTCGTTGCGTTCCGGTCCGGTTTTCACAGCCACCACCTGATGCCGGCAACTCAGATGGATAGAATAACCACTTGCCTCGGCCTGGTCTATTCCAGGTAGCCGTCGAAAGGCACTTGCGGTTCCCGGCAGCTGGTGGCTCGAGGCAGGCTGGTCGCGTCCCCAATGTCCAGAGGCTGCTTACAGGAACTTCGAGTAGGATGCCAGGCGGTCGGTTTCTTCCTTGACCACGGCGTAGCACTCGCAGCTTTGTTCTTCCAGCTTTTCACGGTCGAGCACGGTGATCCGCCCGCGCTGGTAGCTGATGACTTCCATCTTTGCCAACTTGCGGGCCGCCTCGGTTACCCCTTCCCGGCGCACGCCCAGCATGTTGGCGATCAGCTCCTGGGTCATGGTCAGTTCGTTGGTCGGCAGCCGGTCCAGGGACAGCAACAGCCAGCGAGCCAGTTGCTTGTCGATGGAGTGATGCCGGTTGCACACCGCGGTCTGGGCCATCTGGGTGATCAGGGACTGGGTGTAGCGCAGCATCAGCATGCGCATGGCCGCATCGTTGTGGAATTCGTGCTTGAGGTCGGAGGCCGGCATCCGGTAGGCCGTGCCGGCGCTCTGGACAACCGCCCGGCTGGGCGTGCTGTCCCCGCCCATGAATACCGCGATGCCGACGATGCCCTCGCGACCCACGACCGAAATCTCGGCCGAGTGGCCGTCGAGCATGACGTAGAGCAAAGAGATGATGCAGTCGGCCGGGAAATAGACGTAGCGCACATCCTGGCCGGCGGCATAGATCTCCTTGCCCAGCGGCAGGTCGACTTCGCGCAACTGTGGAAATACCCGATCCTTTATCTTCTGAGGTAAAAGAGCGAGCAGTTCATTGCGCTCCGGACCGGTGTTCGCACCTGATTTCCAGTCCTTTTCCTGCTGGGCGATGTCAGCGCCCATTTCCTTTCGTTCCGATCCGGTCGTCATGGCCGAATTCTCCGTCTCCGCTTCAAGTCCGCTCCCCATTATGATGCAGTGGGCGCCGTCGCTTATGTGCGGTACCGAACAGTCCGGCCCGGGAGGGGAGGTTATGGCCCGAGGCCTTCGCCCGCGGCGTGCTTGACTGAGTGTCGTCGATGCGATCGGTACGCCAAGTCGCAGCGGCGTCATCATTCGTATAGTGGCAGACTATGAGAATAGCGCTGACATGGCCCCGTTGACAACGCTTTCGCGACGGATTTGTTAGTTTCCAGTGAAACCATCCGGGCGGGTCGTTGTCGGCTCCCTAGTACGCTGGTCCGGTGGCCGGCACCGATCAACGGATTCGAGAGGGCGGATACCCCGTGAGCACTGAAACACCTGCAGTCAGAAAAGACGATGACAATCGACGCCTCAGGATCACCCTGCTGATCTGCGCCGCCCTGGTGCTAGGGGCCGCGATTCTGCTCTAT
The Wenzhouxiangella sp. XN201 genome window above contains:
- a CDS encoding Crp/Fnr family transcriptional regulator, which gives rise to MLREIELPLGQEIDASGQKVKYVYFPADCIVSLLYVMLDGHSAEISIVGHEGIVGIAVFMGGDSTPSRAVVQSAGTAYRMRATDLKHEFHNDATMRMLLLRYTQALITQMGQTAVCNRHHHIDQQLARWLLLSLDRLPGNELTMTQELIANMLGVRREGVTEAAHKLQDLGIIHYQRGRITVLDRPRLEARCCECYAVVKQETDRLMDYAKHL
- a CDS encoding Crp/Fnr family transcriptional regulator, with the protein product MGADIAQQEKDWKSGANTGPERNELLALLPQKIKDRVFPQLREVDLPLGKEIYAAGQDVRYVYFPADCIISLLYVMLDGHSAEISVVGREGIVGIAVFMGGDSTPSRAVVQSAGTAYRMPASDLKHEFHNDAAMRMLMLRYTQSLITQMAQTAVCNRHHSIDKQLARWLLLSLDRLPTNELTMTQELIANMLGVRREGVTEAARKLAKMEVISYQRGRITVLDREKLEEQSCECYAVVKEETDRLASYSKFL
- a CDS encoding Crp/Fnr family transcriptional regulator, with the translated sequence MPDTNQLIDRLPADAAQSLLAASLQIDLEFNQVIAEAGAPIFQVLFPTTAIISVMAEVHGHKPLEMSMIGHEGMLGASLALGVDRHPMQAVVQSSGAALQVSATRFRRLLTNSPALKSIVDRYLFVRAEQLAQNAACNAFHEVSARLARWLLTMDDRAHGQPLMLTHLFLANMLGVRRSAVTIAAGKLQKKQFICYARGRIQVLSRSGLESVACDCYPATLAAYQRQFGLEITDKKSP